In Brevibacillus brevis NBRC 100599, a single genomic region encodes these proteins:
- a CDS encoding sigma-54 interaction domain-containing protein — MDKKSIIFIARMDEFLQSVVSQYHELGIGDDIHVEAMRVDQLPLRPITPGALVIVSTKRIVPLVQPYMPKESSIIIAKRMLPYHNLRGMLEIPKGVKVLLVSDTKETAEENVELLRASGMDFELYPYYPGADYPPDIEIAVTPGEAEHVPTHIRKVVDIGYRIIDLSTWLAIYSHFKNGNFQKVTARAMQSLVDITKELNNEIQHAHLLSKYLEAIVNGIEDAVIAMDEKENIRFVNQKAIDTLQMEGNEVVGEKASNCLPASFYQLIRQCEENKDVLVDWANKTYFFRKMHIVMEGSFLGSLLLFRQAAEIEKLEHDYRMRLYSKGLIAKYQFDDFYGESAPVQKVIQIARKIARSNSTVLLLGETGTGKELLAQAIHNASPRRREPFVGVNFAAISESLLESELFGYEEGAFTGARKGGHIGWFELAHKGTIFLDEIGDASTAIQNRLLRVLQERQIMRVGGSKIIPTDIRVIAATNQDLQRMIAEGAFRADLYYRLNILPIHLPPLRNRREDIPWLAQQFIKKYSYDLRRPPFTLTNEAMRALHEYDWPGNIRELENVIEYLAHVVEEEAYPYHLPFLREIPEAPLPVDGLHNECESIVTEYKKRGFLNEITAILQELRQGSGGRYTLLAQLQEQGHSVTLQQLRYRLKLLQQDELIQVGKGRQGSQISSKGESFLAYLHRMKAGERI, encoded by the coding sequence ATGGACAAAAAATCGATCATATTTATTGCGAGAATGGATGAGTTTCTACAGTCTGTCGTTAGTCAATACCATGAATTGGGAATCGGCGATGATATCCATGTCGAGGCGATGCGAGTAGACCAGCTTCCGTTACGCCCGATCACGCCTGGTGCTCTCGTCATTGTATCCACCAAAAGGATCGTCCCCCTTGTACAACCGTATATGCCGAAAGAATCCAGCATCATCATTGCCAAGCGAATGCTGCCGTATCATAATTTACGCGGCATGCTGGAAATTCCGAAAGGCGTGAAAGTGCTTCTCGTCAGTGACACCAAGGAAACTGCTGAAGAAAATGTGGAATTGCTGCGTGCTTCAGGGATGGATTTTGAGCTGTATCCCTATTATCCAGGTGCTGACTATCCACCTGACATCGAAATTGCGGTTACGCCAGGAGAGGCAGAGCATGTCCCCACGCACATTCGTAAAGTTGTCGATATTGGGTATCGGATCATCGATTTATCTACATGGCTTGCCATCTACTCTCATTTTAAAAACGGTAATTTTCAAAAGGTGACCGCACGCGCTATGCAATCGTTGGTCGATATCACCAAAGAGCTGAACAACGAGATTCAGCATGCGCATCTGTTAAGCAAATATTTGGAGGCCATCGTCAATGGAATCGAGGACGCAGTGATTGCCATGGATGAAAAAGAAAACATCCGTTTTGTCAATCAGAAAGCAATCGATACGTTGCAGATGGAAGGGAATGAAGTCGTCGGTGAGAAGGCGTCCAATTGCTTGCCCGCGAGTTTTTATCAGTTGATCCGGCAGTGTGAAGAGAACAAGGATGTTTTGGTAGATTGGGCGAACAAGACCTACTTTTTCCGCAAAATGCACATCGTCATGGAAGGCAGCTTTCTGGGGAGTCTGCTCTTGTTTCGTCAGGCGGCAGAAATTGAAAAGCTAGAGCATGATTACCGCATGCGCCTTTACAGCAAAGGATTGATAGCCAAATACCAGTTTGATGATTTTTATGGGGAGAGTGCCCCTGTACAAAAAGTCATTCAGATTGCCCGCAAAATCGCCAGAAGCAACTCCACCGTGCTGTTGTTGGGAGAGACAGGGACAGGGAAGGAATTGCTCGCCCAGGCTATCCATAATGCTTCGCCACGCAGAAGAGAGCCATTTGTTGGGGTCAACTTCGCTGCTATATCGGAATCTCTTTTGGAAAGCGAGCTATTCGGCTATGAAGAAGGGGCTTTTACCGGAGCGCGTAAAGGTGGACATATCGGCTGGTTTGAATTGGCCCACAAAGGGACCATTTTTCTTGATGAGATCGGGGATGCCAGCACCGCTATTCAAAACCGACTGCTGCGTGTATTGCAAGAACGTCAGATTATGCGCGTAGGAGGGAGCAAGATCATTCCGACAGATATTCGCGTCATCGCCGCAACGAATCAAGACTTGCAGCGGATGATTGCGGAAGGAGCCTTCCGTGCTGATTTGTATTATCGCCTGAATATCTTGCCAATTCATTTGCCGCCGCTACGGAACAGACGGGAGGATATCCCGTGGTTGGCCCAACAATTTATAAAGAAATATTCCTATGATTTGCGCCGCCCGCCGTTTACGTTGACCAATGAAGCGATGCGAGCGCTCCATGAGTACGATTGGCCTGGAAATATTCGCGAGCTTGAAAATGTGATCGAGTATTTAGCACATGTCGTGGAGGAGGAAGCGTATCCGTATCATTTGCCGTTTCTGCGGGAAATACCGGAAGCGCCGTTGCCTGTAGATGGTCTACACAATGAATGTGAAAGCATCGTTACTGAATATAAAAAGCGAGGATTTCTAAATGAAATCACCGCTATTTTGCAGGAGCTGAGACAAGGAAGCGGTGGGCGCTATACGCTACTTGCGCAGTTGCAAGAACAAGGTCACTCGGTTACGTTGCAACAGCTGCGCTATCGCCTGAAGCTTTTGCAGCAGGATGAGCTGATTCAAGTGGGAAAAGGAAGACAAGGAAGTCAGATTTCCTCGAAAGGTGAATCGTTTCTTGCCTATTTACATCGGATGAAAGCAGGGGAACGTATATGA
- the pepV gene encoding dipeptidase PepV, whose amino-acid sequence MSDYWRQQALLQREQYLDDLKSFLSINSIEDMTTAKEGKPFGEGVAAALEAMLGRGELDGFQIKNLDGYAGTIEFGDGKEEIGVLVHIDVVTVGEGWTTPPFEPSIRDGRIYARGAIDDKGPAMAAYYALKLVKDSGLPLTKRVRMIIGTDEESGWLCMKHFAQHDRIPPIGFSPDSSFPMTHAEKGQINPTLTIPVMEAIERNGAWQLASFVSGDQGNSVPEKAVALVRLDSEARQEVVLSRLAEEWEMFLNEKHTTGRMELVGLGQLQFTLAGKPAHGMAPFQGVNAGTLLATFLRAYPFGGSCLSFLTMLADVLHEDYFAHHLHMACEDEVSGKLTVNAGILHYDSSEGGTVRLNIRYPATISCEEYVEKLKQRTAELGWTLSALRTSKSHFVPKEHPVIQTLSRVYEEHTGEPATLLSSGGATYAKIMPHGVAFGPLFPGKESMAHLADEYAEIDDLLRAMAIYAHAIYELAK is encoded by the coding sequence ATGAGCGATTACTGGAGGCAGCAAGCGCTTCTGCAAAGAGAGCAGTACCTGGATGATTTGAAATCCTTTCTTTCCATTAACAGCATCGAAGACATGACGACGGCAAAAGAAGGAAAGCCATTTGGTGAAGGTGTTGCCGCGGCGCTTGAAGCCATGCTCGGACGCGGTGAGCTGGATGGCTTCCAGATCAAAAACCTGGATGGTTACGCTGGGACAATCGAGTTCGGCGACGGGAAAGAAGAGATCGGTGTGCTCGTTCATATCGATGTTGTCACTGTGGGAGAAGGCTGGACGACCCCGCCTTTTGAACCGAGCATTCGCGACGGTCGTATCTATGCGCGGGGAGCGATTGACGACAAAGGCCCAGCGATGGCTGCGTACTATGCGCTGAAGCTGGTCAAGGATTCAGGCTTGCCACTAACCAAACGTGTTCGCATGATCATCGGAACGGATGAAGAGAGCGGCTGGCTGTGCATGAAGCATTTTGCCCAGCATGATCGCATCCCACCGATTGGCTTCTCACCTGATTCCTCCTTCCCGATGACACATGCCGAGAAGGGACAGATCAATCCGACATTGACGATTCCCGTGATGGAAGCAATCGAACGAAATGGAGCATGGCAGTTAGCGTCGTTTGTCTCCGGTGATCAAGGCAACAGTGTACCCGAAAAAGCAGTCGCTCTAGTACGACTGGACTCCGAGGCACGGCAGGAGGTCGTCCTTTCCCGATTGGCGGAAGAATGGGAGATGTTTCTGAATGAAAAGCACACAACTGGTCGTATGGAGCTGGTAGGGCTGGGGCAGCTGCAATTCACGCTCGCAGGAAAGCCAGCACATGGGATGGCGCCATTCCAAGGCGTGAATGCGGGAACCTTGTTGGCTACTTTTTTACGAGCGTACCCGTTTGGTGGCTCCTGTTTGTCCTTTCTTACGATGTTGGCTGATGTTTTGCATGAAGATTATTTTGCTCACCATCTCCATATGGCTTGCGAGGATGAAGTGTCAGGCAAACTGACGGTCAACGCGGGGATTTTACATTACGATTCCAGCGAAGGGGGGACAGTTCGGCTCAATATCCGCTATCCGGCGACCATTTCCTGTGAAGAATACGTTGAAAAATTGAAGCAAAGGACTGCTGAGCTGGGCTGGACGCTTTCCGCTCTGCGGACATCCAAGTCGCATTTTGTACCCAAAGAGCATCCTGTGATCCAAACCTTGTCGCGCGTGTACGAGGAGCACACGGGAGAGCCAGCGACCCTTCTTTCCTCAGGAGGAGCCACTTACGCCAAAATCATGCCGCATGGTGTTGCTTTCGGTCCGCTCTTTCCGGGGAAGGAATCTATGGCCCATCTCGCTGATGAATATGCCGAGATTGACGACCTGCTGCGTGCCATGGCGATTTACGCGCATGCCATTTACGAGTTGGCTAAGTAA
- a CDS encoding ABC transporter permease, producing MSNYLVKRILMMFVTLWIIVTLTFALMHAIPGNPFASESDQLPEQILNNLRAKYNLDEPLPVQYILYLKNLLMLDLGPSIKSDSRGVNDMISDGFAASAWLGAQAIGVAILFGITLGIIAALNRNKWLDYVAMALAVLGVAIPSFIMAPLLINFFAIKLPLFPVATWGTWMHTILPSLALAFGPVAVITRYMRASMIEVMNQNYIRTAEAKGIPMFIIVVRHGIRNAILPVVTFLGPLIASLITGTFVVEKIFAIPGIGKYFVDGIFNRDYPVILGTTIFYSAILIFTIFLIDIAYTLIDPRIKLTNKER from the coding sequence ATGTCAAACTATCTGGTAAAACGTATTTTGATGATGTTCGTCACCCTGTGGATTATCGTGACGCTGACGTTTGCCTTGATGCATGCCATTCCGGGGAACCCGTTTGCCTCCGAGTCGGATCAGTTGCCCGAGCAAATTCTCAATAATTTACGTGCCAAATACAACCTGGACGAGCCGTTGCCTGTTCAATACATTTTATATCTGAAAAATCTGTTAATGCTCGACTTGGGCCCATCCATCAAGTCAGACTCTCGTGGAGTCAATGACATGATTTCCGATGGTTTTGCTGCATCAGCCTGGTTGGGTGCACAAGCGATCGGGGTCGCAATCCTTTTCGGCATTACATTGGGCATTATCGCAGCGCTTAATCGCAACAAATGGCTGGATTACGTTGCCATGGCGCTTGCCGTATTGGGGGTAGCGATTCCGAGCTTTATTATGGCACCGCTTCTGATCAATTTTTTCGCGATCAAGCTACCGCTCTTTCCCGTTGCGACATGGGGTACCTGGATGCATACGATACTGCCTTCGCTGGCGCTTGCCTTTGGTCCAGTTGCGGTCATTACCCGCTACATGCGTGCCAGCATGATTGAAGTCATGAACCAGAACTACATTCGAACAGCAGAAGCAAAGGGGATTCCGATGTTTATCATCGTCGTCAGACATGGAATTCGCAATGCGATTCTGCCAGTTGTCACCTTTCTAGGACCATTGATTGCCAGTTTGATAACAGGAACCTTTGTCGTGGAGAAAATCTTTGCGATTCCCGGCATTGGCAAGTATTTCGTAGACGGCATTTTCAACCGTGACTATCCGGTCATCTTAGGTACGACGATTTTTTACAGTGCGATTCTGATTTTTACCATTTTCCTGATTGATATCGCATACACCCTGATTGACCCGCGGATCAAGCTGACCAACAAGGAGAGATAA
- a CDS encoding ABC transporter permease: protein MEHKVDPIFRPLAKNTQANVIARPSLSNGQQVIRKLLKNKLAMLGLFIILALVGMAIIGPNLVPYSYSDQSLLTKNQEISAEHWFGTDELGRDMFARTWYGARISLTIGIVAALIDLVIGVTVGGIAGYMAGRGKRGDRIDTIIMRIIEVLYGLPYLLVVILLMVVMEPGMLTIIIALSATGWVGMARLVRGQILQLKNQEFILAAQVLGAKFSRILFKHLIPNTFGVIIVNLTFTIPSAIFAESFLSFLGLGVQAPVASWGTMTNDGLGVILTGDWWRLFFPALMISLTMFAFNVFGDGLQDALDPRLRD, encoded by the coding sequence ATGGAGCACAAAGTAGACCCGATATTTCGTCCGTTGGCGAAAAATACGCAGGCGAATGTCATTGCACGACCCAGTCTCAGCAATGGACAGCAGGTCATTCGGAAGCTACTGAAAAACAAGCTGGCTATGCTCGGGCTGTTCATTATTCTCGCTTTGGTTGGCATGGCGATCATTGGCCCGAATCTCGTGCCGTATAGTTATTCCGACCAGAGTTTGCTGACCAAAAATCAGGAAATCTCAGCAGAGCATTGGTTCGGTACGGACGAGCTGGGGCGTGACATGTTTGCCCGTACGTGGTATGGGGCGAGGATTTCTTTGACGATTGGCATTGTCGCGGCATTGATCGACCTGGTCATCGGGGTGACTGTCGGGGGCATTGCAGGCTATATGGCCGGACGAGGCAAACGAGGGGATCGCATCGATACCATCATCATGCGCATTATCGAGGTTTTGTATGGGCTGCCGTATTTGCTGGTCGTCATTTTGCTCATGGTGGTGATGGAGCCGGGAATGTTGACGATTATTATTGCCCTGTCTGCTACGGGTTGGGTTGGCATGGCGCGGTTGGTGCGCGGACAAATCCTGCAATTGAAAAATCAAGAGTTCATTCTGGCTGCCCAAGTACTGGGAGCAAAGTTTTCACGAATTTTGTTCAAGCATTTGATTCCCAACACATTTGGGGTCATTATCGTCAATTTGACCTTTACGATTCCATCGGCGATTTTTGCGGAATCGTTTCTTAGCTTTCTTGGACTCGGTGTACAAGCTCCCGTCGCCAGTTGGGGGACGATGACAAACGATGGCTTGGGCGTTATTTTGACGGGCGATTGGTGGCGACTGTTTTTCCCGGCATTGATGATCTCGCTGACGATGTTCGCCTTCAACGTATTCGGCGACGGTTTGCAGGATGCGCTTGATCCGCGTCTACGTGATTAG
- a CDS encoding ABC transporter ATP-binding protein, with translation MNQHLLTIDDLRVNFKTYGGEVQAVRGVSFYVDKGETVAIVGESGCGKSVTAQAIMGLIPHPPGKIVGGRVVFEGAEISHLPKKELLGIRGTQIGMVFQDPMTALNPTMKVGTQIVEGFVRSHQVSREEARKRSIEMLSLVGIPDPEKRIDQYPHQFSGGMRQRVVIAIALACQPKLVIADEPTTALDVTIQAQILDLLKRLQEEQALSVVIITHDLGVVAEIAHRMVVMYAGMVVETGTVEDVFANPRHPYTWGLMRSLPRLDEGEKQRLIPIEGSPPDLFHPPVGCPFAARCDFAMEICEQQMPVTDEFGRGHQAACWLHDPRAPRIEELVAAGRQGV, from the coding sequence ATGAATCAGCATTTGCTGACAATCGATGACTTGCGGGTGAATTTCAAGACGTATGGCGGAGAGGTTCAGGCCGTGCGGGGCGTGTCCTTTTACGTGGACAAAGGGGAGACGGTTGCCATCGTAGGGGAGAGTGGATGTGGCAAGAGCGTTACGGCTCAAGCGATCATGGGATTAATCCCGCATCCACCTGGAAAAATCGTCGGGGGAAGGGTTGTATTTGAAGGAGCCGAAATCAGCCACCTGCCCAAAAAAGAGCTGCTGGGTATTCGCGGAACGCAGATCGGCATGGTCTTCCAAGACCCGATGACAGCGCTCAATCCGACAATGAAGGTAGGGACACAAATCGTAGAGGGGTTTGTTCGCAGTCACCAAGTATCGAGAGAGGAAGCGCGAAAGCGATCGATCGAGATGCTTTCCCTCGTAGGAATTCCCGATCCGGAAAAGCGAATCGATCAGTACCCGCATCAATTCAGCGGAGGGATGCGTCAGCGTGTGGTCATTGCGATTGCCCTTGCTTGCCAACCCAAGCTAGTGATTGCGGATGAGCCGACGACAGCGCTGGATGTGACGATTCAGGCGCAGATTTTGGATTTGCTCAAGCGACTGCAAGAGGAACAGGCGTTATCGGTGGTGATTATTACCCATGATTTGGGAGTCGTAGCCGAGATTGCTCATCGCATGGTTGTCATGTATGCGGGGATGGTGGTTGAGACTGGGACGGTTGAGGATGTTTTTGCAAATCCTCGTCACCCGTATACATGGGGACTAATGCGCTCGCTCCCTCGTCTGGATGAAGGCGAAAAGCAACGGCTGATTCCCATCGAAGGCAGTCCGCCGGATTTATTTCATCCGCCAGTCGGCTGTCCGTTTGCTGCCCGTTGTGATTTTGCGATGGAGATATGCGAACAACAGATGCCTGTGACGGACGAATTCGGTCGTGGACATCAGGCTGCTTGCTGGCTTCACGATCCACGGGCACCGCGAATAGAGGAGCTCGTGGCAGCGGGGAGGCAGGGAGTATGA
- a CDS encoding ABC transporter ATP-binding protein: protein MTEALLDVRDLKKYFSLGTGFDLKAVDGVSFTINRGETFGLVGESGCGKSTLGRTIIRLYDHTDGEVLFKGKNVHQLRGKEVGQFNRDAQMIFQDPQASLNPRMTVEDIIAEGLDIHHLNRGMRRERVAELLHLVGLHKDHAQRFPHEFSGGQRQRIGIARALAVEPEFIIADEPISALDVSIQAQVVNLLEDLQHDRGLTYLFIAHDLSMVKHISNRIGVMYLGKMVELASSYELYARPLHPYTQALLSSVPVPDPTVKRERIVLQGDLPSPANKPSGCGFRTRCPLVQPRCAEEVPRWQEAQPGHWVACHLIES, encoded by the coding sequence ATGACAGAAGCGTTGCTTGATGTTCGCGATTTGAAGAAGTATTTTTCGCTTGGAACGGGATTTGATTTGAAAGCAGTCGATGGTGTCTCGTTTACGATCAACAGAGGGGAGACATTCGGTCTGGTCGGCGAAAGTGGCTGCGGGAAGTCTACGCTAGGCAGGACGATTATTCGCCTGTATGACCATACAGATGGCGAAGTGCTGTTCAAAGGGAAGAACGTTCATCAGCTTCGGGGAAAAGAAGTGGGGCAGTTCAATCGGGATGCCCAGATGATTTTCCAAGACCCGCAAGCAAGTCTGAACCCGCGTATGACCGTAGAGGATATCATTGCAGAGGGCTTGGACATCCACCATTTGAACCGCGGGATGAGACGAGAGCGTGTGGCGGAGCTGCTCCATCTAGTGGGCTTGCATAAGGATCATGCGCAGCGTTTTCCGCATGAATTCAGTGGGGGACAGCGCCAACGGATCGGAATCGCGCGTGCGTTGGCAGTGGAACCGGAATTTATCATTGCTGATGAGCCGATTTCCGCACTCGACGTCTCGATTCAAGCGCAAGTCGTCAATTTATTGGAGGATTTGCAGCATGATCGTGGATTGACCTATTTGTTCATCGCGCATGATCTGTCCATGGTCAAACATATTTCCAACCGGATTGGCGTCATGTATTTGGGCAAAATGGTCGAGCTGGCATCGAGCTATGAGCTGTACGCTCGTCCGTTGCACCCCTATACGCAGGCTTTGCTCTCTTCTGTGCCAGTGCCGGACCCGACGGTAAAGCGAGAGCGTATCGTTTTGCAGGGAGATTTGCCGAGTCCAGCGAACAAGCCGAGTGGCTGCGGATTTCGCACACGCTGCCCACTCGTTCAACCTCGTTGTGCGGAAGAAGTACCGAGGTGGCAGGAGGCACAACCCGGGCATTGGGTGGCATGCCATTTGATAGAGTCGTAA
- a CDS encoding DUF3899 domain-containing protein: protein MKKWLILLLALSVISSVILGITIQAGTLVPLINQSFLIGLFLLIVGSIVVVTRSGFFTIFLHGFKQLKGMFFRKPRMMDSDIVQANDPAFEEKKESFVRIGTSLFLTSGTGLIVFSIVLTCFYYL, encoded by the coding sequence TTGAAAAAATGGCTCATTCTCCTACTCGCTCTCTCCGTGATCAGCAGTGTGATTTTAGGAATTACCATTCAAGCTGGGACGTTGGTGCCATTAATTAACCAGAGTTTTTTAATCGGGCTTTTCCTGTTGATCGTAGGGAGTATTGTCGTCGTGACACGCTCCGGATTTTTCACGATTTTTCTGCATGGATTCAAGCAGTTGAAAGGGATGTTCTTTCGCAAGCCGCGCATGATGGACAGTGACATCGTTCAAGCTAACGACCCTGCTTTCGAGGAAAAGAAGGAGTCGTTCGTGCGAATCGGAACGTCGCTTTTTCTTACATCGGGCACTGGATTGATTGTCTTCTCAATCGTTCTCACCTGTTTCTACTATTTATAA
- a CDS encoding LysR family transcriptional regulator yields MTLFQMEVLVAVTNAGNFTRAGEQIGLSQSGVSHTIGALEKELGISLFTRNRSGVKLTAAGEKIVTSARIILENVSLIKQVAAESGEHLEATLRIASFPSVTAQLLPKLLKSIESHYPHMQTKLYEGSYQEIKEWIRSGVVDVGFHVWPDDELEGILLTTDALHAVVPAQHPLAKEPSLTLEQLARESFLMPMAGCHLLIGAEFAKAGLTPTVSYEIADNTTILAMVESGVGVTIVPSLTLPTQLPDVAVKEITPPLSRQIGLAVRSLREAPSAVQAFLREAERIAPTL; encoded by the coding sequence ATGACTTTGTTTCAAATGGAAGTCCTTGTGGCTGTCACCAACGCTGGCAACTTCACGCGAGCTGGGGAACAAATCGGATTGAGCCAGTCGGGTGTAAGTCATACCATCGGCGCACTGGAGAAAGAGCTCGGTATTTCCTTGTTCACCCGCAATCGCAGCGGTGTTAAGCTGACCGCAGCTGGCGAAAAAATCGTCACCTCGGCCCGGATCATATTGGAAAACGTCTCATTGATTAAACAGGTGGCTGCCGAATCAGGCGAGCATCTGGAGGCAACGCTCCGGATTGCTTCCTTTCCCAGCGTAACCGCTCAGCTCCTACCCAAATTGCTAAAGTCGATAGAAAGTCACTATCCGCATATGCAAACAAAGCTATATGAAGGTAGCTATCAAGAAATAAAAGAATGGATTCGCTCGGGAGTTGTCGATGTCGGTTTTCATGTGTGGCCCGATGACGAGCTCGAGGGAATTCTGCTGACGACAGACGCCCTGCATGCTGTCGTTCCAGCCCAGCATCCTTTGGCAAAAGAGCCCTCCCTTACCTTGGAGCAATTAGCCCGCGAATCGTTTCTCATGCCCATGGCGGGTTGTCACTTGTTGATTGGCGCGGAGTTTGCCAAGGCTGGGCTTACGCCAACTGTTTCCTATGAAATCGCTGATAATACAACGATTTTGGCCATGGTAGAAAGCGGTGTTGGAGTTACAATCGTTCCGTCACTGACTCTACCAACACAACTACCTGATGTCGCTGTCAAAGAAATCACGCCGCCTCTCTCTCGGCAAATCGGCTTGGCTGTACGTTCGCTTCGTGAAGCCCCATCTGCCGTTCAGGCTTTTTTGCGAGAGGCAGAGCGCATCGCACCTACACTATAA
- a CDS encoding PhzF family phenazine biosynthesis protein, whose product MNHVSVYHVDAFTREPFAGNPAGVIPEAGTLTLHQMQKIANELNLPESAFLMPSDHPEADFRIRYFSPSVEIDFCGHATVGSAWLLATERGWLEKGSRIVFETNVGLIPVQLMMEDGQLQRVEMTQIRPSVKEIDVDSEEVARLVGITLADLDDRYPMKLASTGNRHLLVPVRTRQAIDAAQPLLASLAEMNKEHGITTTHLFSWDAPEGYDLYTRDFAPAIGIAEDPVTGAANGALAGYLALEELLPAGKVTELVIGQGHAIGRPGKLYVTVDRSGEEPVIRVAGEAHLTIAGQMRG is encoded by the coding sequence ATGAATCATGTGAGCGTATATCATGTGGACGCCTTTACGAGAGAGCCGTTTGCAGGCAATCCCGCGGGCGTCATCCCGGAAGCAGGTACTTTGACTTTACACCAAATGCAGAAAATTGCCAATGAGTTGAATCTTCCTGAGTCTGCCTTTTTGATGCCATCCGACCATCCAGAAGCTGATTTTCGCATTCGCTATTTTTCTCCTTCGGTTGAGATCGATTTCTGCGGACATGCGACAGTGGGTTCTGCTTGGCTATTGGCAACAGAGCGTGGTTGGTTGGAAAAGGGTAGTCGTATCGTGTTTGAGACAAATGTTGGTTTGATTCCTGTTCAATTGATGATGGAGGATGGCCAGTTACAGCGAGTGGAAATGACCCAAATCAGGCCTTCCGTGAAGGAGATTGATGTAGACAGCGAAGAGGTAGCGAGGCTGGTAGGCATAACATTGGCCGATCTGGATGATCGCTATCCGATGAAGCTCGCTTCCACTGGAAATAGGCATCTACTCGTTCCAGTCCGCACCCGCCAGGCAATCGATGCAGCACAGCCATTGCTCGCTTCCCTCGCAGAAATGAATAAGGAACACGGCATCACAACCACTCATTTGTTTTCGTGGGATGCTCCTGAAGGCTATGACTTGTACACGAGAGATTTTGCGCCTGCGATCGGGATTGCGGAAGATCCTGTAACAGGTGCTGCAAACGGGGCTTTGGCTGGTTATCTGGCATTGGAAGAGTTGCTGCCTGCTGGAAAAGTGACAGAGCTCGTCATAGGGCAAGGACATGCGATTGGTCGGCCAGGAAAGCTGTATGTAACCGTTGATCGATCTGGAGAGGAGCCTGTTATTCGTGTAGCAGGTGAGGCGCATTTGACGATTGCGGGGCAAATGAGAGGATAA